The genomic stretch CCGTCTTGGGGATAGCCCACCAACGAGATATGGTAGCGGGTCCCCTCGACGGCATCGAACACGAAGCTGTCCAAGGCGTCGAGCTGTCGCAGTTCGTCTTGAACCGCCACGAGCACGCCGAGCGCATCTCCCGTATCGACACGAATGTGCGGCGAGGCGCCGATCGTCCATATCTTGGTTCGCGCGCTCGCGGGTGCCGTCCACTCCCACCACAGTGAGCCGCGCAAAGGACGTTCACCGTGTTCACGCTCGCCGGGCTCGAGGGTACTGGCCTTCAACGTGGCGGATACGGATACGGCGGCTCCAACCAGCGGAATACGTGCCTCAAAGAGGTCGTTGGCCGGAGCGACGACCAGACCGATCGTCAAGGTCAAGTTGCCGATGTATCCGAACACCCCGTCCGCCCAGATGGAATACGTCCGACCCTCGACCGCGGGAAGTACTGCGCTTCTGACAATCGGGCCGAACGGGCTGAGACGCGTCAGCGACGTCAAGGCTTCGCCTTCGAAGACGCCGAGAAACCCGGACGAAAGAGTGAAGGTCGCCGTTCCGGAGAAAGGCGCCGTCCACCTCCACCACACTGTCGCACCGCTCCCGTAGGCGGTGAGCATCGGCTCGTCGGGTTCACGCGTGGCACCCGTATTGTCCACCGTCGAGACGACGTCTGCTCCTGCGAGGACGAGCGCGTCCGCGAACGCATCGTTGTCCGGACCGTCGATGACGCGGAAACGGAGAAGAGACTGCGCGGAGGTCGCGCTGCTGCCGTTGATCTCAACGTGGTAGGTCACACCGGGCTTCGCATCGAAGACGAGTCGGGCGCCGTTCGGCCACCATGGACCCGGGAGGCTTTCGGCCCGGACCTGTAGATTCGCAAGTGCGTCACCGGTGTGCACACGCAACCCGACTTCATTGGCGCCGCCCACGAGCGTCAGAACCGCCCGACCACCGACGGCAGGCGTCCACGACCACCAGAGCGATGCTCCGAAAGCACCCTCCGCAAATCCAGGCTCGCCCGGCTCCAAGGTCGCAAACGTGTTGTCGGCACTCGCTGACACGTCCGAACCCTCGAGCGCGACGCGTCCTGCGAAGTCGTCGTTCGGCACGAATGGATGCCACTCCAAACGAACGTCCACATCCGAGTCGGCTGCGCCACCCGTCGCCCATGGTCTCAGCGCCAATCGGTAGGCGACGCCCGCTTCGGCGCGGAACACGATCCCCGGCTGCGATAGTGTGCTTCGACGCGACCATACTGCATCCAGATCCTCCCATCGGCCGTCGACGTACACCGCAGACTCTCCGGTCGAACTGGAGAACTCGACCACGCCCGACGCCGGCGCGACCCAGCGAAACCACCTCGTGCCGTAATACAAATCGGCCACGGCACTTGCTGTCGTGCCTCGCAACTCCGTGATCTCGTCGAAGTTCTCGTTCGGACTCGCCGTCGCCGTCTCGAAGCGAAGCGCGATGCGCCCGGTGCGGCCCGAAAATCCATCCACCCGGACGAAGTAGGTCGTACCCGACGTGGCCCGGAACGACGCCAGACTCTGACCGGTGTCGGCGTTGGCCGCATCGTCGTTTGCCACGACGAGCGAGAGGCCGCTCAACGCGGTGCCCGTGTAGACCGCGAGGGTCGTATCGAAGTCGCTCTCGAGTGTATCGAACGTTGCGATACAACCCCGAGGCGCAGTCCATGCCCACCAGAGCGACGCTCCGCCCGGCATGCCCTGTACGACAGGTTCTCCAGGCTCCAGCGTTGCTCCGAAGTTGCTCGCAGAATCTGCACCACGGCGTCCCTCGAGGACGGTCCGACGGGCGAAGTCGTCGTTGGCCGCCGCTTGTACGAGAGCATAGCGTAGAAGCCGTTCGTACGGCTGCTTGCCGCCCGCTGCCGCCCGAACACGTACGATCCACTCGCCGCTGGTCGTCGGTGAATCGACGAGTGCCGTATAGGTGGCATCGCCCGCGATCACGTCCGCACCCGCGCCGTCGTCGCGCAACGTCACGATCGTCCCGGTCGTAGTTTCGAGCGACACATCCGCACCGGTCACGCCGGTCACGTCGGTCAAGCGGACCTCGAAGCGTTGCGACCTCCCGGCCACGAGGACCCGACCCGACACGGGGCTGACGAACGATTCGAGTCGGCCGTCCGCTTGGGCGACAAGCGCGCGATACGCGTCGAGACGCCCCCCGGTGGCGATGCGCGACGCGAGCTCCGGCATCGACATCGTGCCGCCAAGTAGACGATCGCGAAGATCGCGAACGGAACTTTGCGGGTGATGAGCAAGGACGAGGGCAGCAGCCCCCGAAACGTGTGGTGCCGCCATGCTGGTCCCGCTCCCGATGGCGTGGCCGGGTGCCTGCCCAATGACCGAGTGCGTCGAGAATATCTCTTCGCCCGGCGCCACCAGATGCACGGATTGCAGGCCGAAGTTGGAGAACCCGCTCAGGTGTCCATGACGATTGATGGATGCCACCGACACGAGGTTCGGAAGTTCGTAACCAGCCGGAAAAACCGGCAGCCGATCGTTGTCGGAGGCGGCGTTTCCAGCGGATGCCACGACCAGGACGCCATGCGACAGCGCCCCCTGTAGACTGGCACGCAATGCCGCCGAATTCCCGCTCCCGCCCCAACTGCAATTGAGAATCCTGGCCCCGTTTGCGACCGCGTAGTCGATGGCCTCGATCGCGTCGGTGGTCGTCCCGGATCCGCTGGCCGAAAGAAACTTCAGCGCCATCAGCCGCACGTTCCACGCCACGCCGACGTGTTCGCCCGAGTTGTTCGCCACCGCGCCGATCGTACCCGCCACGTGGGTACCGTGGCCGTCGTCGTCCATCGGATTGCCCGAGCCGTTGATGGCGTTGATGCCGTGTACGTCGTCAACGTAGCCGTTGCCGTCGTCGTCGATGCCGTTGCCCGGGATCTCGCCGGGGTTGCGCCACATGTTCGCCGCGAGGTCCTGGTGGGTGTAGCGGATGCCGCTGTCGATCACCGCCGCGATCACGTCGCTCGAGCCCGTGGTGATGTCCCATGCGCGCACGGCATCGATGTCCACGCCCGAACTGCCGCCATTCTGACCCGTGTTGCGCAGGCCCCACAACCGACCGTCCGTGAAGGCCGCGTCCGTCGGCACGCGATACGGACGCACGATGTAGTCCGGCTCCACGTACTCGTAGAGCCCGCTGCGTTGCAGCGCTTCGATCGTTGCGTGCAGACGTTGCGCCTGCCGCGTCTGAATGGCCTCCGGAGTCTCGCCCGCGCTCATCACTGCGACCGGTTCGTCGATCTCGAGCATCACCAAGCCCGGAACCAACGCGTAGTCCCGCGCCGCCAGCACACGCTCGCGCGCCAGCGTCGCCACCTGCTCGTCCAGCGACGTGCCGGCCTTCACCTGCGCAAGGATCCGCGTCGCGTGCACCTCGTGCCCCTTGTAGAGCACAGTCGGCATCTGCGCGGCGAGGGGCGAGACGAACGCGGCAAAGAGGAAACCACAAAGGGTCCTCGAAACGAGTATCGCGCGGAGCGCAACTCTAGCAAACGTTCGACTCTTCGAACTGATATACTCGAACACTGCCGAGGGTGTCGAAACGAGTGGCATCGCGGATGCCGACGCGCGCGTTCGCGCGGATCGGCAGGGTACTTGATCGGAGATACAGTCGCACACTCGAGCAGGTCTCAATCCTTGGCTCGCGAAAGGACGCTCGATCAGGGAATTCCTTAGACGCCCATCTGATGGCCGAGATAAGGAATTCGCGCACGCCCCACCCTTCACGACAGTGATCTCTCGAATGCATGGGAATACGACGGTGCCCGACCGCCTCGAACCGCCTCCGCCACCACCGACCACCACACATCCTCACTCGATCATGTCGAACGCTCGTCCCTCCCATCTCGTGTCCGCCTCCCGGCATATCCTCGCCACACTCGCCTCCGTCTTCCTCGGCGTATCGCACGTCGTGGCAGCCTCGCCTCGCCAGGCCGAAGTCGGCGACATTCTACCCACGGCGATTCTGACCGACGCAAAAGGCAATCCCTTCAACGTCTCGGAAGCCGTGAGGGAAAAGCCTGCCGTGCTCGTCTTCTACCGCGGAGGTTGGTGCCCTTACTGCAACGCTCAGTTGTCCGCGCTCGTGGAGATCGAAGACGATCTTGCTTCGCTCGGCTACCAACTCCTGGCGATCAGCCCGGACCAGCCGTCGAAACTGCACGACGCCCCGAAGCGCGAGGTCGAGCCGACTTACGCACTGGTGTCGGATCAAGACCTCGTGCTTGCCGAAGCCTTGGGGATCGCCTTCGAGGTCCCGGCTGAACTCGTGGACAAATACAAGAACAGCTACTCGATCGATCTCGAGGCCGCATCCGGACGCACGCATCACAAGCTCCCCCATCCGGCCGTCTTCGTCGTCGACCGGCAGGGCGTGATCCGGTTCGTCCACGTCGATCCCGACTATCGCAAGCGACTCGATCCCGCGAAGATCCTCACGGCGGCGAAGACCGCCGCCGACGCACGCTGAGCGCGGCTGTATCCACTCGTTGACTACGCGCTGGGCGCGCGGCTCGTAGCGCCGTCACGGCACTTCGTAGACCTCGACCAACACGTTGCCGGTGCCACCGTCTGCACCGGTGGCCTGCGCGGTGTAATCACCCGGCATGAGGACGACGAGCATCGCGGCATCGGCGCTGTCCGCCTCGAGCTCGAACGCTCCGACCGCCGTGGTGGCATCGCTCAACGCTTCGGCGTCGGGAGCATCGGTCCAATCGTCGTTCGAAAGGATGGCCTTGGTTCCGGCGAAGAGCTGCAGACGCGGATCGGAGAGGAAGTTCTCGACGCCGTAGCCGCTCAACGACGGGCCGACGGCACGGATCAAGAACGTGCGCGCGACCGTTCCGCCGACCACGAACCCCGGAATCATGACGGCATCGCCGAGCCCGACGTCCGCCCGCGTCGAGATGTTGAGCAAGCGGTCCGGTGCGCTCGAAGGCGCATCCACTTCGTAGACTTCGACGAGGGCAACCCCGGTGCCACCGTCCGACCCGGATACTTGGACGGTGTATCCACCCGGCGCGAGTTCGACGAGAGCTCCCGCGTCGGCACTTCCCGGCAAGAACTCGAACGCGCCCACCGTCGTCACCGCCGCGGCGATCGCAGTGGCGTTATCGGCGAGATGCCAGTCGTCGTTCGCGAACAAAAGAGTGCCTCCCGAGAAGATCGCGAGCCGCGGATCGTCCAGCGTCCCGCTCACTTCGAAGGTCGCCAATGTCGGCCCGGACGCTCGCACCAGCAATCGCTTCGCACTCGTGCCACCGACCACGAACCCCGGGATCAAAATGGAGGCCCCCGTCCCGACCTGAGCGCGCGTGGAGATGTTGACGAGACGCGAGGTGCCATCGGCGACCACGACGAGGTTCGCCGGCAGACTCGTCGTCGCACCGGCACTGTTGCTCACCGTCACGGTCCACGTCCCAGCATCGTCGGTCGTGACCGCGCCTATGTCGTGCGCCGCACCGACGGCACCCGCCACCGGCACGCCGTTCTTGCTCCATTGGTAGGCCAGCGGCTCCGAACCCGTTGCCTGCACCCAAAGGCCTGCACGCCCGCCCTGCACCACGGTGAGCGCCCGAGGATCGAGCGTGATCGTAGGCGCGACCGGCGGATTCACCACGAGCGCCGCGCCCGCGCTGGTGATCGCGCCGGCTGCGTTCGTGACGCGCACCGAATAGACGCCGGCATCCGTTGGTTGCGCATGCTCGATCGAGTACGAACCAGCCACGGCTCCGTCGATCTCGGCTCCGTCACGCAACCATTGAAACGCGATCGGCTGCGAACCCGAAGCGACGACCGAAAACATCGCCGCCGCACCCGCGTCGACCGTCAGGCTGTCCGGGCCGGCTACGATTCCGGGCGGCTGCAACGGTTCTGCCGCCGGTGCTCGACCGACGTTGCGAGAGTCGCGACGAAACTTCGGCCAGGCGGACTCCGCGAGCGGCGCTCCGTTGCCGTGCAGAGCGTAGAGCTTGTTGTCGTAGGAGCCGACGTAGATCGTGCCGTCCGCCGCGATCGTCGGACTGGAGTCGACGAGATCCCCGGTGGTGTAGGTCCACAGAAGCGCCCCGTCTGCATTCAAAGCGTGGATACGCCGATCGCTCGCGCCGAAAACGATCGCGCCGTCCGCCCGCAACACGGCTCCGCCGAAGATGCCTTGTCCTGCGTCGTAAGGCGTCGGCCACGCCGGCGTACCGTCGGCGTTCAACGCATGGAAGAGCCCGCTCGCGGATCCGAAGTAGATGCGACCGTCGGGGCCGACAATCGGATGCCCGTCCACCACGTCGCCGGTCTGAAAGGTCCAATGAACCTGTCCGATCGCGGAGACGGCGTAGAGTCGTCCGTCGCCCGAACCGACGTAGATCGTGCCGTCCGGGCCGATGGCCGGAGACGACTGCACAGCCTCTCCCAAGTCCACGGACCATTTCGCCGTCCCGTCGGGAAAAACCGAATACAAGTTCCCGTCCCACGATCCGAAGACGATCGAACCGTCCGGTGCGATCGCGGGCGACGAATCGACCCAGTCGCCCGTGACGTATTGCCAACGCGCCGTGCCGTCGGGAGCGATCGCGTGAAGACTACCGTCCCCGGAACCGACGTACACGGTGCCGTCCTCCCCGATCGCCGGCGACGAGATGATGTAGGCGGAGGTGTCGTACGACCACTTCAAGGTGCCGTCGGGATTCAGCGCGTAGAGCTTCCCGTCGAAGTTGCCGGCGTAGATCGTGCCGTCGGGCGCGACGGCCGGCGCGGAGTCGAACCAATCCACGTTGGAAAAGAGCGTCGCCGGCCAGCGCCACTTGAACGAGCCGTCGGCGTTGATCGCCCACAAACGCTTGCTCTCGGATCCGACGTAGATCGTGCCGTCCGCGGCGACCGCCGGAGACGACAACACGAGCCCCTGCGTGGCGAAGCTCCACCGCAACGTGCCTTCCTGCTGGGCCACCGACGGCACGACCGAGGTCGCCGTCGCGCAGGCGAGGAGCGCCACATGAAAAATGCGTTGGATCATCGTTTGCCCTCCGGCTGGACGAACACGCGAGCGGGCAGTCGAAGTCGAAAGACGGTCCCGTCGTTTCCGGTCCGTGCGACCGCCAGCTCTCCGCCGGCGTTTCGCGCCAACTCCGAGCTGATCGCGAGCCCGATACCCGCACCGTCGGGCTTCGTACTGCGTCGGGCACGGAAGGGATCGCGTGCTACGTCGGCAGGCAGTCCCGGGCCGGTGTCGCCGACGAGAAACTCCGCTCTTCCGTCGCGGTTCGAAACCTCCACTCGCACGACCGCGCCCTCGGGCGACGCCTCCACCGCGTTCTGAATCAAGTTCGCGAGCACGAGCGTACCGAGACCCGCGGCGCGTGCGTCGAGCACGCAATCCCCCGTCTCCACAATCTCGATACGCACACCTCGGCGCGCCGAGGTGGCCTCGAAGCGCTTGCCCACCTCGACGCACACCTCGTGACTCGACACTTCGAAATCCGCACCGCTCTCGACGTCGCCGAGGACACCGTGCACCTCGTTGACGATCGCACGCAATCGTTTCGTCGACTCGCGCGCGGACGCCCACTCGCCGTCGGGAGGACCGTCTCCGGACTGCCCCGAAACAAAGCTCTCCAGGCCCGCCAACGGGTTTCGCAGACCGTGCACGAGGTGCGCGGTGATCGCTCCGATCGCGGAGGTGCGCGCGGATTGAGCAAGTTCGCGGTTGGCGCGCGCGAGGTCCTCGGCGCGAAGCCGCAAGAGGCGATTCACGGCCGCGATCCGGCGGAAACCCCAAACCAACGAACCGCCGATCAAGAGCGCCCCCGTGGCGAACGCGAACAACGCTTGCCGCAGGACGCGCGCGTCGATCGCCGCGAGCTCCTCCGAGAGCGCGACGCCGTCGAGCCAATACTGCACCAGCGCGGCCTCGCCTGCTCCGTCCTCACTGGATGGGAGTTCGATGTTGACCTCCAGCAACGGCGCGCCCCCCTCGCCGAGGGCCGTGGCGAACAGATCGGCGAAGCGGAAATGCGGATGAAACCGCACCAACGGCGAGCCCGATCGCAACGCCGCGAGGTCGGCATCCGCCAACACGATCTCGTGCGTCTCCACCGGGATGCCGTCCATGAACCGCCCATCGGAGTCGAAGACCCGCACCGCCAAGACTCCCTGCCAACCGCGCGAGGTGCTCAGCGCGATCTCGAACGGCTCGTCGAGCACTGCCGCGCCGAGCGCGGACTCCGTATCCACGATCCGGGCACGCTCCATCGCCGCGACGGCGCGCACCACTTCGCCCTCGCGCTCCAAGACGCGCGTGCGCCATTGATCGCGCAACTGCACGTTCACGACGGCGACGGCGGTCGCGAAGACGCCGAGCACCACCACCCCGGCGACGACGGCACGCGCCGAGCCGGCGGAAGACTCCTGAGAATGGCTGTCGGGGATCGCCATACGGGACGGAAGATGGACGTCAGCAGATCATCGGCTCCAACGGACGCCCGCCAACAGAAGGCGGTCGTCGTAGTGAAGAAACGGATCGTTGGACCGGTCGAGAGAGACCTCGCCGTCGAAGAACACGGACCACGCGGAACCGAAGGATCGCTCGAGGCGCAGGGCGAGACTCCATTGTTCGTGTCGACGGCGCGGCGGATTTCCGAATCCGTAGGTCTGGTGTCGATACAACGTGTCGCGTCGATCGAGATCGACGTCGAGGCTCCATCGCGCCCG from Opitutales bacterium ASA1 encodes the following:
- a CDS encoding peroxiredoxin-like family protein, translated to MSNARPSHLVSASRHILATLASVFLGVSHVVAASPRQAEVGDILPTAILTDAKGNPFNVSEAVREKPAVLVFYRGGWCPYCNAQLSALVEIEDDLASLGYQLLAISPDQPSKLHDAPKREVEPTYALVSDQDLVLAEALGIAFEVPAELVDKYKNSYSIDLEAASGRTHHKLPHPAVFVVDRQGVIRFVHVDPDYRKRLDPAKILTAAKTAADAR